The Ahaetulla prasina isolate Xishuangbanna chromosome 5, ASM2864084v1, whole genome shotgun sequence genomic sequence GTACTTTTCAGACGCTGTTGGATTACCATGAAGCTCTGGATAATCGCATTAAGTTTATTGGGGGCTGCTTGTGATGTGCTCTATTCTGAACTAGCATCATCTTCAACTGTTGGCTCTTGCGAAGACTTGTGTTTTTGTGAAGAAAAAGACAGCATCTTAATTATAAGCTGTGAAGAAAGAGGCATCAAGGAGATATCTCAAGTACATATTCCACCATCCCGGCCTTTCCAACTTAGTCTTTTAAACAATAGTTTGACTATGTTACAGGTCAACGATTTTGCCAGCTTTATCAATGCGATCACATTGCACCTTGGCTTTAACTACATTGTAGATATTGAACCAGGGGCATTTAATGGGCTAAGTCTCCTTAAACAACTCCATATCAACCACAATTATTTAGAAATACTTAAGGAAGACACCTTCCATGGACTAGAAAACCTGGAATTCCTTCAAGCAGACAACAATTTCATCACAATAATTGAATCAAGTGCCTTCAGCAAACTCAACAGGCTTAAGGTGCTTATTTTAAATGACAATGCCATTGAATTCCTTCCTCCCAATGTATTTCGCTTTGTTCCATTAACTCACCTGGACCTTCGAGGGAACCAACTACAAACATTACCTTATGTCGGTTTTTTAGAACACATTGGCCGAATCCTAGACCTTCAGCTAGAAGATAACAAATGGATCTGTAATTGTGACCTACTGGAGTTAAAGAGCTGGTTAGAAAACATGCCTCCTCAGTCCATAATAGGGGATGTTGTATGCCACAACCCTCCCATATTGAAAGGTAACATTTTAAGCAGATTAAAAACAGAATCACTCTGTCCAACTCCACCCTCAAATGACCTTGATTCTCCATCAGGGTCATTGCCTTTGGTGATTACAACATCAGTAAGTGATAGTCATTCCTCAACCAAGGTGATTCCTATTTTTAAAACTCCCACCAAGGAATCCAGTTTAACACCTGGAGTTACAAAACCAGCTACTCTTTTTCCTGGAGTATATTGTCCTATACCTTGCCAGTGCACCAGCAATATCCTTTCAGGGATTTTGATGCAATGTCAGGAACAAAACATTGAAAGCTTGTCAGATTTAGGTCCTCCTCCTCCCAATCCTAAAAAGTTGATTCTCGCCGGAAATATAATCCAGACATTACTGAAATCAGATCTTGTGGGTTATCACAGTCTAGAAATGCTTCATTTGGGAAACAATCGTATCGAGATGTTAGAAGCAGGATCCTTTATAAATCTCACTGAATTGCAAAAATTATATCTCAATGGCAACCACCTCACCAAACTAAGCCGTAATTTGTTTTTAGGCCTGCAGCGACTTGAGTATTTGTATCTTGAATATAACGCCATCAAGGAGATTTTACCTGGTACTTTTAGTCCAATGCCAAAACTTAAGGTCCTATATCTAAATAACAACCTCCTCCAAACTTTACCATCTCATATCTTTTCTGGAGTTCCACTAGCCAGGCTGAATTTGAAAACCAACCAGTTTTCCCATTTGCCCATCAAAAATGTCTTAGATGATCTAGATCTACTAGTACAAATTGAATTAGAAGACAACCCCTGGGATTGCACTTGTGATTCGGTCAGGCTACAACAATGGATACAAAAACTAAACAGGAATACAATGATGGGAGAAATTCTCTGTACCTCTCCAAGACATCTAGCTAAAAAGGAACTGAAATCTCTGACCAATGATATGTTATGTCCCACTTTAATGAACAGTCCAGCTCTCCCAACTCATCCTAGCTTCCTAATCATCACAACATCACCAACTACCACCAGTACAGCGGATACTATTCTGAAATCCCTCACCGATGTTATCCCTCTCTCTGTTTTAATTCTGGGGCTCTTGATTGTGTTTATAACAATGATTTTTTGTGCAGCTGGCATTGTTGTTCTTGTTCTACATCGACGGAGGCGgcataaaaagaaacaaacagaagAACAAATGCGGGACAACAACCCAGTTCAGCTTCAATACAGCATGTATGGTCATAAAACAACACACCATACTACCGAACGTCCAGCCTCAACTTTGTATGAACAACGCATGATCAGCCCCATGGTTCAAGTTTATCAAAGCCCATCTTTCAACTCCAAATTTGCAGGTCATCAAGATGAAAGGAATGATAAGGAGGGGAATGATTCCAAACTCCTTCGGCGAAGCCTCTTAGAAAGGGAGCACTCCTCCCCTCTCACTGGTGGTCCAAATGTCAAGTACAAAGCGACAGACCAACCGGCTGATTTTTTGTCCTTCCAGGACACAAGCTCCTTGTATAGGAACATTCTTGAGAAGGAGCGAGAACTCCAACAACTGGGGATAACGGAATATCTTCGGAAAAGCATTGCTCAGCTACATCCTGAGATGGAAGTACATTATCCAAGAGCTCACGAAGAGCTAAAGCTCATGGAGACACTTATGCTCTCGCGGCCGAGAAAAGTTTTACTAGAACAgactaaaaatgaatattttgagcTCAAGGCCAACCTGCATGCTGAACCTGATTACTTGGAGGTTTTGGAGCAGCACACATGAAACGAAAGACCACCTTTGAAGGCTTTGAATCAGAAACTCTTAGGTTTGTCTTACATTTGAGAACTTTGTAAATAAAAGTGCCTTATAATAATGTGTCACCAATCAGAACTTTTAAGCACAGCAGTAATCTGAGTGAAAAGAAACTCTCAGGGATAACTGTGTGAAGCCATGGGAAAGTTTTCAGGCTCTGTATATCTTACCCCCCATTTTAAATGTGAACTTTGTACAACTGGATTCTCAGAAGAAATTCAGTTTGCTTGGCCATATTCCTCTAGGTGTGTATTGCAGTCCctaatgtttctttctttctttctttcttacttacttttaattgttggttttgctaaacagacttttaaagcatttgtttcttcggttccctttttatttttcccatgtaggcaatatttaattaaaaacctaCAAGGATCTTCTTAGCCAGCTGCTAGAAAGTAGGGAATGTTATCTATGGATGAGTCCATATATATGAACAAATTCTACATGGCAGTAGTACATAATAATTATAAAGAAAACTATATGTTTTTTGTTTCAAaacggggaaaaaaatcatttgtgAGCTTCCAAGGACTGCAGTATTTAGGTATCTTTAATTTGGAATGAGGTTGGAATGGGAAAGTGGTATATTATGCCAGAATTTAAAAGATATAATGGAAACCTTTTGTTACTTTCCCTCGATGGCATTTTTAATCACCTTTTGGGACAATCTTCAATATAATGCTGCTATATAGACTCCTGTGCGACATTGGATTGACACTTATACTTGGGAAGTTTGAAACGCTACTGAGaatttaatgtaaatatattAGTATATTGATGcacccaatttttatttttattttttac encodes the following:
- the SLITRK6 gene encoding SLIT and NTRK-like protein 6, encoding MKLWIIALSLLGAACDVLYSELASSSTVGSCEDLCFCEEKDSILIISCEERGIKEISQVHIPPSRPFQLSLLNNSLTMLQVNDFASFINAITLHLGFNYIVDIEPGAFNGLSLLKQLHINHNYLEILKEDTFHGLENLEFLQADNNFITIIESSAFSKLNRLKVLILNDNAIEFLPPNVFRFVPLTHLDLRGNQLQTLPYVGFLEHIGRILDLQLEDNKWICNCDLLELKSWLENMPPQSIIGDVVCHNPPILKGNILSRLKTESLCPTPPSNDLDSPSGSLPLVITTSVSDSHSSTKVIPIFKTPTKESSLTPGVTKPATLFPGVYCPIPCQCTSNILSGILMQCQEQNIESLSDLGPPPPNPKKLILAGNIIQTLLKSDLVGYHSLEMLHLGNNRIEMLEAGSFINLTELQKLYLNGNHLTKLSRNLFLGLQRLEYLYLEYNAIKEILPGTFSPMPKLKVLYLNNNLLQTLPSHIFSGVPLARLNLKTNQFSHLPIKNVLDDLDLLVQIELEDNPWDCTCDSVRLQQWIQKLNRNTMMGEILCTSPRHLAKKELKSLTNDMLCPTLMNSPALPTHPSFLIITTSPTTTSTADTILKSLTDVIPLSVLILGLLIVFITMIFCAAGIVVLVLHRRRRHKKKQTEEQMRDNNPVQLQYSMYGHKTTHHTTERPASTLYEQRMISPMVQVYQSPSFNSKFAGHQDERNDKEGNDSKLLRRSLLEREHSSPLTGGPNVKYKATDQPADFLSFQDTSSLYRNILEKERELQQLGITEYLRKSIAQLHPEMEVHYPRAHEELKLMETLMLSRPRKVLLEQTKNEYFELKANLHAEPDYLEVLEQHT